Proteins encoded together in one Manduca sexta isolate Smith_Timp_Sample1 unplaced genomic scaffold, JHU_Msex_v1.0 HiC_scaffold_3211, whole genome shotgun sequence window:
- the LOC115455546 gene encoding LOW QUALITY PROTEIN: probable asparagine--tRNA ligase, mitochondrial (The sequence of the model RefSeq protein was modified relative to this genomic sequence to represent the inferred CDS: inserted 1 base in 1 codon) has translation MFNNIVANKLKYFFNFKDVYRKYSPISAVFEKVNVGEVAEVKGWVKNLRVQKELVFADVSDGSCAKKLQIVIPKNLKPDSLTYGSSVHITGKLTKSPRGQLELVADNVNVLGSCVVLDGYPFNPRTTHPPDYTRQYLHLRSRTNYISAILRVRSSLTKHISDYFAANNYLNIHTPILTSNDCEGXGEVFKVQPENEETIKAMMQEGRDKDTVYFGTKTFLTVSGQLHLEAICRSMGNVYTLGPTFRAENSRSRLHLSEFYMLEAEVAFCHTLEQLQAVIEGLLQYVFIQTWNSNEADLILIDKGNKPPPWLEQKFVTLTYDEAKIVLQKKGMTVIDDINKEQELMLVEYCKAPVFVTRWPKDMKSFYMKECVDDNTKVDALDLLTPITGEVVGGSLREDNYERLKSKLPSERLNWYLDLRKFGNIPTGGFGLGLERLLQVLCGVSNIKDTLPFPRWPHNCDM, from the exons atgttCAATAACATTGTGGCTAATAAATTGaagtatttctttaatttcaaaGATGTTTATAGAAAGTACAGTCCAATTTCTGCAGTTTTTGAGAAGGTTAACGTTGGTGAAGTAGCCGAAGTGaag GGTTGGGTGAAGAATTTAAGAGTACAAAAAGAACTTGTATTTGCCGATGTAAGCGATGGTTCATGTGCAAAGAAGCTACAGATTGTGATACCGAAAAATTTGAAACCGGATTCTCTCACTTACGGTTCCTCCGTTCATATAACCGGGAAATTAACAAAAAGCCCGCGAGGACAGTTAGAACTAGTTGCAGACAATGTCAATGTCCTGGGAAGTTGTGTTGTACTGGACGGCTATCCCTTTAACCCTCGAACAACGCATCCACCCGACTACACTAGACAGTACCTGCACTTACGGTCACGCACTAACTACATATCGGCCATACTGAGAGTCCGCAGCTCACTCACAAAGCACATAAGTGATTATTTTGCTGCTAACAACTACTTAAACATACACACACCAATACTCACATCAAATGATTGTGAAG GCGGTGAAGTGTTTAAAGTGCAGCCTGAAAACGAGGAGACAATAAAAGCCATGATGCAAGAGGGGCGAGACAAGGATACAGTATATTTtggtacaaaaacatttttgactGTCAGTGGTCAGTTACATCTGGAAGCAATTTGTAGAAGTATGGGTAATGTGTACACACTAGGGCCAACATTTCGAGCTGAGAATTCTAGATCTAGGCTACATTTGTCTGAGTTCTATATGTTGGAAGCTGAAGTAGCATTTTGCCACACTTTAGAACAGTTACAAGCAGTTATTGAGGgtttattacaatatgtttttattcaaacatGGAATTCCAATGAAGcagatttgattttaatagataaaggGAATAAACCTCCGCCTTGGTTGGAACAAAAATTTGTAACACTGACTTATGATGAAgcaaaaattgttttacaaaagAAAGGCATGACCGTCATTgatgatataaataaagaacagGAGTTGATGCTGGTTGAGTATTGTAAGGCTCCAGTATTTGTGACAAGATGGCCGAAAGACATGAAGTCATTTTATATGAAGGAATGTGTTGATGATAATACAAAG gTGGATGCCCTGGACCTCCTCACGCCAATCACAGGTGAAGTAGTTGGAGGAAGTCTCCGTGAAGACAATTACGAgagattaaaatcaaaactaccCTCAGAAAGGCTGAACTGGTATTTAGATTTACGGAAGTTCGGTAACATACCCACTGGAGGCTTTGGTTTAGGCCTTGAGAGGTTATTACAAGTGTTGTGTGGAGTTAGTAATATAAAAGATACCCTGCCTTTCCCACGATGGCCTCACAATTGTGATatgtga